The proteins below come from a single Cannabis sativa cultivar Pink pepper isolate KNU-18-1 chromosome 3, ASM2916894v1, whole genome shotgun sequence genomic window:
- the LOC133035945 gene encoding uncharacterized protein LOC133035945 has translation MSWETLSDHCSYVVSSAITQDIGIKPFRFYNHWTEHENFVQVVIESWVKPIKASGLLVIHLKCLQLKHVLRNFNKIVGDVEFTYQQAKDNYLSSRHEAQSDPGNISLLEVEKAAAEELCNRDKMLHSFLKQRSKVTWLQKGDENNAYFYACIKKRREENWIAFFKNQNDEIVDDYSEVVKHFMDHFTSFMGSARPDYHHYFHCLEFGNKLSLDQQLLLTRPFTRK, from the coding sequence ATGAGTTGGGAGACTTTATCTGACCATTGTTCTTATGTTGTTTCCTCTGCAATCACTCAGGACATTGGGATAAAGCCTTTCAGGTTCTATAATCACTGGACTGAGCATGAAAATTTTGTTCAAGTGGTGATAGAAAGTTGGGTCAAACCGATAAAAGCTTCAGGTCTTTTggttattcatcttaagtgtctTCAGCTGAAACATGTTCTCAGAAATTTTAATAAGATAGTGGGAGATGTGGAGTTCACCTATCAGCAGGCCAAAGATAATTACTTAAGTTCaaggcatgaagctcaatctgaTCCAGGGAACATCAGCTTATTGGAGGTCGAAAAGGCAGCAGCTGAGGAGTTATGTAACAGGGATAAAATGCTTCATAGCTTCCTTAAACAAAGGAGCAAGGTAACTTGGTTGCAAAAAGGAGATGAGAATAATGCTTACTTTTATGCGTGCatcaaaaaaagaagagaagagaactGGATAGCCTTCTTCAAGAATCAGAATGATGAGATTGTTGATGATTACTCAGAAGTGGTCAAGCATTTTATGGATCATTTTACAAGTTTCATGGGTAGTGCTAGACCTGATTATCACCATTATTTTCATTGCCTTGAATTTGGAAACAAGCTTTCTTTAGATCAGCAGCTCCTTTTAACTCGTCCTTTCACGAGGAAATAG